A stretch of the Brachyspira hampsonii genome encodes the following:
- a CDS encoding YbjQ family protein — MSADIKMFTVNYLPSNYNYEMLGLVKGNVSLAKHVGKDLLAGLKNIVGGEVESYTEMLNEAREIATKRMIEEAKKLGANAIIGINFSSSSVLPGTVEVVAYGTAIVLK; from the coding sequence ATGAGTGCTGATATCAAAATGTTTACTGTTAATTACTTGCCTAGCAATTATAATTATGAAATGTTAGGATTAGTTAAAGGAAATGTATCTTTAGCTAAACATGTTGGAAAAGATTTACTTGCAGGACTTAAAAATATTGTAGGCGGTGAAGTTGAAAGTTACACTGAAATGCTTAATGAAGCTAGAGAAATAGCAACTAAAAGAATGATAGAAGAAGCTAAAAAATTAGGTGCTAATGCTATAATAGGAATTAATTTTTCTTCATCTTCTGTACTTCCTGGAACTGTAGAAGTTGTTGCTTATGGTACTGCTATTGTATTGAAATAA
- a CDS encoding YbjQ family protein, producing the protein MDNDIKLFTADYLPNGYNYELLGLVKGNIAQAKHIGKDLLAGLKNIVGGEVEGYTEMINEAREAATKRMIEEAKKLGANAIIGIHYSSSSVMEGTTEVIAYGTAVIIK; encoded by the coding sequence ATGGATAACGATATAAAATTATTTACAGCTGATTATTTACCCAACGGATATAATTATGAATTATTAGGTTTGGTTAAAGGAAATATAGCTCAGGCTAAACATATAGGAAAAGATTTGCTTGCAGGTCTTAAAAATATTGTAGGCGGTGAAGTTGAAGGCTACACTGAGATGATTAATGAAGCTAGAGAAGCAGCAACTAAAAGAATGATAGAAGAAGCCAAAAAATTAGGTGCTAATGCTATAATAGGAATACATTATTCATCTTCATCTGTAATGGAAGGAACTACAGAAGTTATTGCTTATGGTACTGCTGTAATAATAAAATAA
- a CDS encoding TIGR00730 family Rossman fold protein: MKRETYELQNSDMPNESWRIFRIMGEFVEGFETMSYYKNAVSIFGSARTSEDHPHYKLAYETAKLLGENKYDIITGGGPGIMEAGNRGAFDSNAGSIGLCIELPFEQKTNPYVKEELKFRYFFARKVMFLKYAKAVIIFPGGFGTMDEMFETLTLIQTRVLDRMPLIVMNYSYYTDLIEWIKKYMIGENYIDIEDLNLIKYAETPQETLDIINSFYQNK; the protein is encoded by the coding sequence ATGAAAAGAGAGACTTACGAATTACAGAATTCTGATATGCCTAATGAATCTTGGCGTATATTTAGAATAATGGGAGAATTTGTAGAAGGATTTGAAACTATGTCCTACTATAAAAATGCTGTTTCTATATTTGGGAGTGCAAGAACTTCAGAAGATCACCCTCATTATAAATTAGCTTATGAAACTGCTAAATTACTAGGTGAAAATAAATACGATATAATAACAGGCGGCGGTCCAGGAATAATGGAAGCTGGAAACAGGGGAGCTTTTGATTCCAATGCAGGTTCTATAGGTTTATGTATAGAATTGCCTTTTGAACAGAAAACTAATCCTTATGTTAAAGAAGAATTAAAATTCAGATACTTCTTTGCTAGAAAAGTAATGTTCTTAAAATATGCAAAAGCTGTTATAATATTTCCCGGCGGTTTTGGTACTATGGACGAGATGTTTGAAACTCTCACTCTAATACAGACAAGAGTTCTTGATAGAATGCCTCTTATAGTTATGAATTATAGTTATTACACTGATTTAATAGAATGGATAAAAAAATATATGATAGGAGAAAATTATATAGATATTGAGGATTTGAACTTAATAAAATACGCTGAAACTCCTCAGGAAACTTTAGATATAATCAATTCTTTTTATCAAAATAAATAA
- a CDS encoding sodium-dependent transporter has product MQKREKLGSRFGFILVSAGCAVGMGNVWRFPYITGQYGGGAFVILYIISIIILGVAPMVMEFAVGRAGRHDIATSFEKLEKKGHNWHKIGYIQILGNIILMLFYTTICGWCLSYFYFMLSGQFEGLNANEVGNFFNGVLGSPSTLTLWMGISLLIGIVICSFGLEKGVERASKFMMISLFALLILLIIRALTLQGAVEGLKFYLVPDLNKLFGNGLTGFIGIFYAAIGQAFFSLSVGQGGMAIFGSYIDKKQSLTGEALIIIALDTMVALFSGLVVFPACFAFGVNPGEGAGLAFVTLPNIFNSMPLGRLWGALFFLFLAMAALTTIIGVLENIYSFIMDKFKLTRKKTSIMLFIILFILSLPTTLGFNVLSNIKPLGEGTVIMDLLDFMVSNNILPLGALVTLFFCTRDFGWGFDNFIKEANTGEGIKFPRRLRFYISYILPFIVLAIFLYEYINRFFLK; this is encoded by the coding sequence ATGCAAAAAAGAGAGAAACTAGGCAGCAGATTCGGATTTATACTAGTATCTGCAGGCTGTGCGGTTGGAATGGGTAATGTTTGGAGATTTCCATATATAACAGGACAATACGGAGGCGGTGCTTTTGTAATATTATATATCATATCTATAATCATACTAGGTGTGGCTCCTATGGTAATGGAATTCGCTGTAGGAAGAGCCGGAAGACATGATATAGCTACATCCTTTGAGAAACTTGAGAAGAAAGGACATAATTGGCATAAAATAGGTTATATCCAAATATTGGGTAATATTATTCTTATGTTATTTTATACAACTATATGCGGCTGGTGTTTATCTTATTTTTACTTTATGCTTTCAGGACAATTTGAAGGACTTAATGCAAATGAAGTTGGCAATTTCTTTAATGGTGTTTTAGGAAGTCCATCCACATTAACATTATGGATGGGAATAAGTTTATTAATTGGTATAGTAATATGTTCTTTCGGACTAGAGAAAGGTGTAGAAAGAGCAAGTAAATTTATGATGATTTCATTGTTTGCACTTTTAATACTTCTCATTATAAGAGCATTAACTTTACAAGGTGCTGTAGAAGGATTAAAATTTTATTTAGTACCGGATTTAAATAAATTATTTGGAAACGGACTTACAGGATTTATAGGAATATTTTACGCAGCTATAGGTCAGGCATTCTTTTCTTTGAGTGTAGGTCAGGGCGGAATGGCTATATTCGGAAGCTATATAGATAAAAAACAATCTCTTACAGGAGAAGCATTAATAATAATAGCATTAGATACTATGGTAGCTTTATTTTCCGGACTTGTAGTATTTCCAGCATGCTTTGCTTTCGGTGTAAATCCAGGAGAAGGTGCCGGACTTGCATTCGTAACATTGCCTAATATATTTAATTCTATGCCATTAGGAAGATTATGGGGAGCATTATTTTTCTTATTCTTAGCAATGGCAGCTCTTACTACCATAATAGGTGTATTAGAAAATATATATTCATTTATCATGGATAAATTTAAACTTACGAGAAAAAAAACTTCTATTATGCTATTTATAATATTATTCATACTTAGTCTTCCTACAACTTTAGGATTTAATGTATTGTCTAATATCAAACCATTGGGAGAAGGCACTGTCATAATGGATTTACTTGACTTTATGGTATCAAATAATATACTTCCTTTGGGTGCTTTGGTAACCCTATTCTTCTGCACAAGAGATTTCGGATGGGGATTCGATAACTTCATCAAAGAAGCCAATACAGGAGAAGGTATAAAATTTCCTCGAAGATTAAGATTCTATATTAGTTATATACTTCCTTTTATAGTATTGGCAATATTTTTATATGAGTATATAAACAGATTTTTTTTGAAATAA
- the mgtE gene encoding magnesium transporter, with translation MVENKEYTEIINIIENQRWDKLKYLLAGMHAAEIVDIIRILDSDKNRSIVFRLLSREMSAYVFSELEPEEQEKIIISMNENELKELIHDMSPDDRTSLFEELPSDITKKIFSLMGEKDLNITRQLLGYPEDSIGRIMTPEYIDVLPDYTVKQTLEYIRKYGKDSETFEVIYVVQKDDTLIGYILLKDLLFANQYDKIEDLMHTDIIYLSVYSDQEEAVRVGRKYDLLYIPVVDSKNALIGIVTIDDIFDIAEEEDTEDFHKLGAISIDDDFDSNIKQANPIVLYKRRIFWLFVLVFVNIVSGYVIGMFEETISRYVSLIFFLPLLIDSAGNAGAQSSTLIIRSLSVGDVKKSDWLFMLGKEILVSTALGLTMSAAVSLIAIFRGGLIIALVVSLSMILVVVIGSLIGLCLPFLFVKFKKDPTTSSVPLVTSICDISGTAIYLLLATTILANFSK, from the coding sequence ATGGTAGAAAATAAAGAATATACTGAAATTATTAATATAATAGAAAATCAAAGATGGGACAAACTTAAATATTTACTTGCTGGTATGCATGCAGCTGAAATAGTAGATATTATACGAATATTAGACAGCGATAAAAACAGAAGCATAGTATTTAGGCTTTTATCAAGAGAAATGTCCGCTTATGTATTTTCCGAATTAGAACCGGAAGAACAGGAAAAAATTATCATTTCTATGAATGAAAATGAGTTAAAAGAACTTATTCATGATATGAGTCCTGATGACAGAACCTCTCTTTTTGAAGAACTTCCTTCCGATATAACAAAAAAGATTTTTTCTTTGATGGGGGAGAAAGATTTAAATATTACAAGGCAGTTATTAGGATATCCTGAAGACAGTATAGGGCGTATAATGACTCCTGAATATATAGATGTTCTGCCAGATTATACTGTTAAACAGACTTTAGAATATATTAGAAAATATGGTAAAGACTCTGAAACTTTTGAAGTTATATATGTTGTTCAAAAAGATGATACTTTAATAGGATATATTTTATTAAAAGATTTATTATTTGCAAATCAATATGATAAAATAGAAGACCTTATGCATACAGATATAATATATTTGTCGGTATATTCGGATCAGGAAGAAGCTGTTAGAGTAGGAAGAAAATACGATTTACTTTATATACCTGTTGTTGATTCTAAAAATGCTTTGATAGGTATTGTTACTATAGATGATATATTTGATATAGCAGAAGAAGAGGATACAGAGGACTTTCATAAATTGGGAGCTATTAGTATAGATGATGATTTTGATAGTAATATAAAACAAGCTAATCCTATTGTGCTTTACAAAAGAAGAATATTTTGGCTTTTTGTTTTAGTATTTGTTAATATTGTATCAGGATATGTTATCGGAATGTTTGAAGAGACTATAAGCAGGTATGTTTCTTTGATATTTTTCTTACCGCTGCTTATAGATAGTGCAGGAAATGCCGGGGCTCAGTCATCTACTCTCATAATAAGGAGTTTATCTGTAGGAGATGTTAAGAAAAGCGATTGGCTTTTTATGCTTGGAAAAGAGATACTTGTTTCTACTGCTCTTGGACTTACTATGAGTGCAGCTGTATCATTGATTGCTATTTTTAGGGGCGGTTTAATCATAGCATTGGTTGTATCGCTTTCTATGATATTAGTTGTTGTTATAGGAAGTTTGATAGGTTTATGCCTGCCGTTTTTATTCGTCAAGTTTAAAAAAGATCCTACTACCAGCAGCGTACCTCTTGTTACTTCTATATGTGATATTAGCGGTACTGCTATATATTTACTTCTTGCAACTACGATACTTGCTAACTTTTCTAAATAG
- the pfkA gene encoding 6-phosphofructokinase, translating into MADIKRIGVLTSGGDASGMNPAIRSVVRTAIANGLEVMGIKEGYQGLMYNDVYQMNPGSVGGIINHGGTILFSARSPEFQTEEGMKKAADNMKYHGMDALIVIGGDGTYKGALDFYNHHPEYPIVAIPGTIDNDIFGTDYTIGYDTAVNVAMDAIDKLRDTATSHGRCFVVEVMGRHAGYIALEVGIASGAEDILIPETTTDMDKIVEELQIAKKRGKKSSIIVVAEGDESGGAMEVAKQIEGKTGFDTRVTILGHMQRGGSPTSRERLMAARFGYIAVKALLEGKKNVAVGIWKGEYTYTPLTDAVKKVPKIDPIDLALCRTLAI; encoded by the coding sequence ATGGCTGATATAAAAAGAATTGGGGTATTAACAAGCGGGGGAGATGCTTCCGGAATGAACCCTGCTATAAGAAGCGTAGTTAGAACCGCAATAGCCAATGGTTTAGAAGTTATGGGCATAAAAGAAGGATATCAAGGTCTTATGTATAATGATGTATATCAAATGAATCCCGGAAGTGTAGGCGGAATCATTAATCATGGAGGCACTATACTATTTTCAGCAAGATCTCCTGAATTCCAAACAGAAGAAGGCATGAAAAAAGCTGCTGATAACATGAAATATCATGGAATGGATGCTTTAATTGTTATAGGAGGAGATGGAACTTATAAAGGAGCATTAGATTTCTATAATCATCACCCTGAATATCCTATAGTTGCAATACCCGGAACTATAGACAATGATATATTTGGTACAGATTACACTATAGGTTATGATACTGCTGTTAATGTGGCAATGGATGCTATAGATAAATTAAGAGATACTGCCACAAGCCATGGAAGATGTTTCGTTGTAGAAGTTATGGGAAGACATGCCGGATACATTGCATTAGAAGTTGGAATAGCTTCAGGAGCTGAGGATATATTAATACCTGAAACTACAACCGATATGGACAAGATAGTAGAAGAATTACAAATAGCTAAAAAAAGAGGAAAAAAATCTTCTATCATAGTTGTAGCTGAAGGTGATGAATCAGGCGGAGCTATGGAAGTTGCTAAACAAATTGAGGGTAAAACAGGTTTCGATACACGCGTTACTATATTAGGACACATGCAAAGAGGCGGTTCGCCTACTTCAAGAGAGCGTTTGATGGCTGCAAGATTCGGTTATATTGCGGTTAAAGCTTTATTAGAAGGAAAGAAAAATGTTGCTGTAGGAATTTGGAAAGGTGAATATACTTACACTCCTTTAACCGATGCTGTAAAAAAAGTTCCTAAAATAGATCCTATAGACTTGGCTTTATGCAGAACTCTTGCTATATAA
- a CDS encoding WecB/TagA/CpsF family glycosyltransferase, whose translation MIQNKSILGIRIDNFQVSLEEILDYLKYGKNILIISLDVHQLLKVRYNKKLKEIINNSSLVVAAHPSIAKAYKFIHKEEINYINEFILFSKVLDYIEQKKMSMFLFGDEEKYFFTISEKIKKIYPGIYMLGNYQNTKDKEELDKAFIGFKKIEPDVFLMYMEFKKSLYWFNNNKQNLDMKFFIPFKRPLDSFAGKIKPPSMEVLNKDKYESFYAKKNIFRVFLYIDYIRFWILVFFEKLTTKKDKKNTVSNN comes from the coding sequence ATGATACAGAATAAATCCATTTTAGGAATAAGAATAGATAATTTCCAAGTTAGTCTTGAAGAAATATTAGACTACCTTAAATATGGAAAAAATATACTCATAATATCTCTGGATGTGCATCAATTACTAAAAGTAAGATATAATAAAAAATTAAAAGAGATTATAAATAATTCTTCTTTAGTGGTTGCCGCACACCCTTCTATAGCCAAAGCTTATAAATTTATTCATAAAGAAGAAATAAATTATATTAATGAATTCATTTTATTTTCAAAAGTTCTAGATTATATAGAACAAAAAAAGATGTCTATGTTTTTATTCGGAGATGAAGAAAAATATTTCTTTACTATATCTGAAAAAATTAAAAAGATTTATCCCGGTATTTATATGCTTGGTAATTATCAAAATACCAAAGATAAAGAAGAATTAGATAAAGCATTTATAGGTTTTAAAAAGATAGAACCTGATGTATTTTTAATGTATATGGAATTCAAGAAATCTTTATATTGGTTCAATAATAATAAACAAAATTTAGATATGAAATTTTTTATTCCATTCAAAAGACCATTAGATAGTTTTGCTGGAAAAATAAAACCTCCTAGTATGGAGGTATTAAATAAAGATAAATATGAATCATTCTATGCCAAAAAAAATATATTCAGAGTATTCTTATATATTGACTATATAAGATTTTGGATATTAGTTTTCTTTGAAAAACTTACAACTAAAAAAGATAAGAAAAATACTGTTTCAAACAACTAA
- a CDS encoding tetratricopeptide repeat protein — MKTYAAVLASVITIVAILGGVFITKVSALSSPERYFQKGKRSYEIENYQEAINNLNEYLSIDSKSRPINNIAESYFMVADSLKRLKKYSLAKERLANIINNPNFIQYSTNAVIAYADISRLENNADPYIMSKLQENLKVGDSNLASKINVQYGYQLFLQQKYGEALSYFLRNEGELAVLGRARVYFNMNEYDRAFETYEDFLKYNKTSIYYDEVVRTYLIQVPAMAHKTFVETNYIKSRMYYTKIAELFPRTEYAEEALFRIAQSYYNEKNYNRALEYYNRVRLNNVYTLDAEALLYIGLSYFKVGRYSDSYKVFDTFISEYPANPNVSRAREYMQALQETLLAIN, encoded by the coding sequence ACTTATGCAGCAGTTTTAGCATCTGTTATAACTATAGTGGCAATATTAGGCGGAGTATTCATCACCAAAGTATCAGCATTATCATCTCCTGAAAGATATTTTCAAAAAGGTAAAAGAAGTTATGAGATAGAAAATTATCAGGAAGCTATTAATAATTTAAATGAATATTTATCCATAGATAGTAAATCAAGACCAATAAATAATATAGCAGAATCATATTTTATGGTTGCAGATTCTTTAAAAAGATTAAAAAAATATTCTTTGGCAAAAGAAAGACTTGCCAATATCATAAATAATCCTAACTTTATTCAATACTCCACAAATGCAGTTATAGCTTATGCGGATATATCAAGATTAGAAAATAATGCAGATCCATATATAATGTCAAAACTGCAGGAAAATTTAAAAGTTGGCGATTCAAATTTAGCATCAAAAATAAATGTACAATACGGTTATCAATTATTCCTTCAGCAAAAATACGGAGAAGCTTTAAGTTATTTCCTAAGAAATGAAGGAGAATTGGCAGTTCTTGGAAGAGCAAGAGTTTATTTCAATATGAATGAATATGACAGAGCATTTGAAACTTATGAGGATTTCCTTAAATATAACAAAACAAGTATATATTATGATGAAGTTGTAAGAACATATTTGATACAAGTACCTGCTATGGCCCATAAAACTTTTGTAGAAACTAATTATATAAAATCAAGAATGTATTATACAAAAATAGCAGAATTATTTCCTAGAACTGAATATGCAGAAGAGGCTTTATTTAGAATAGCTCAGTCATACTATAATGAAAAAAATTACAACAGAGCATTGGAATATTATAATAGAGTAAGACTTAATAATGTTTATACCTTAGATGCTGAGGCTTTACTTTATATAGGTTTATCATATTTTAAAGTAGGAAGATACTCTGATTCTTATAAGGTTTTTGATACTTTTATATCGGAATATCCTGCTAATCCTAATGTTTCAAGGGCAAGAGAATATATGCAGGCTTTACAGGAAACTTTGCTTGCTATCAATTAG